The following are encoded in a window of Pseudalgibacter alginicilyticus genomic DNA:
- a CDS encoding T9SS type B sorting domain-containing protein has translation MNYKKYILFLFIPFISQFALSQNTSIPDNNFEQVLIDLGLDAAPINGSVPTANINSIINLDIPPNSGITDLTGIEGFTNLQRLDCRNNLINILNVSQLSNLQILWCSFNQLTTLDVTQNSHLLSLLCDNNKLTVLDVSQNTNLNILVCSSNEITSLDISNNNTMSRLECDNNKLTVLDISNNSNMSFLNCSNNQLTRLDTSHNVQLSYLNVAFNQLTKLDISKNFNLYNLNSSNNNLCGLNLKNGNNINFSSVDFSSNTNLDCVVVDNTTENHTTWNPTTFTNYVTLETDCTNFLTVDILDRVIVKDAYTLPNLISGNYYTESGGNGLLLHAGDTISTSQTLYIYAETNCNSNESNFEIIINNEHYFIPRFFTPNNDGTNDFWKVTDKTNTFKNIYIYNRYGKLLKFLYPNSNGWDGTFNGNLLTTDDYWYVITLSNGTPLKGHFTLKR, from the coding sequence TTGAACTATAAAAAATACATTTTATTCTTATTCATACCTTTTATTAGCCAATTTGCACTATCACAAAATACGAGTATTCCAGATAATAATTTTGAACAAGTTTTAATTGATTTAGGTTTAGATGCTGCACCTATAAATGGTTCTGTGCCTACTGCAAATATAAACAGCATAATTAATTTAGATATTCCTCCAAATAGTGGTATCACAGATTTAACTGGTATTGAAGGTTTTACAAATTTGCAAAGGTTAGATTGTAGAAATAATTTAATTAATATTTTAAATGTTTCTCAACTCTCTAATTTACAAATTTTATGGTGCTCATTTAATCAATTAACAACATTAGATGTTACACAAAATAGTCATTTATTATCACTATTATGTGATAATAATAAATTAACTGTTTTAGATGTTTCGCAAAACACTAATTTAAATATATTGGTTTGTAGTAGCAATGAAATAACAAGTCTTGATATTTCTAACAATAACACAATGAGTCGCTTAGAATGTGATAATAATAAATTAACTGTTTTAGATATTTCTAATAATTCAAACATGTCATTTTTAAATTGTAGTAACAATCAATTAACACGTTTAGATACTTCCCATAACGTTCAATTATCCTACTTAAATGTTGCATTCAATCAGTTAACTAAATTAGATATAAGTAAAAACTTTAATTTATATAATTTAAACTCAAGTAATAATAATTTATGCGGATTAAATCTAAAAAATGGAAATAATATCAATTTTTCATCAGTTGATTTTTCATCAAATACCAATTTAGATTGTGTAGTGGTTGATAATACTACTGAAAATCATACCACTTGGAATCCAACAACTTTTACTAACTATGTAACTTTAGAAACCGATTGCACTAATTTTTTAACAGTTGATATTCTTGATCGTGTTATAGTTAAAGACGCTTATACCCTACCCAACTTAATAAGTGGTAACTATTATACAGAATCTGGTGGAAATGGTTTATTATTACATGCTGGTGATACTATAAGCACATCACAAACACTATACATTTATGCCGAAACTAACTGTAATAGTAATGAATCAAATTTTGAAATTATAATAAATAATGAACATTATTTCATTCCAAGATTTTTTACACCAAATAATGATGGAACAAATGATTTTTGGAAAGTAACAGATAAAACAAATACTTTTAAAAATATATATATCTATAACCGTTATGGAAAACTTTTAAAATTTTTATATCCAAATTCTAATGGTTGGGATGGAACTTTTAATGGAAATTTATTAACTACTGATGATTATTGGTATGTTATTACACTTAGTAATGGAACACCTTTAAAAGGACATTTTACTTTAAAACGTTAA
- a CDS encoding cation diffusion facilitator family transporter — MSHSHNHSHNHNDLKGRNLLISILLNILITVSQVIGGLVSGSLALLSDALHNFSDVLSLVVSYVANKLSKKQASIHRTFGYKRAEILAAFINAATLMIVAVLLIIEAIKRFQNPQEIESNLVIWLSVLGILANGLSVLLLKRDSKTNMNMKSAYLHLLTDMMASVAVLIGGLLMKFYQVYWVDSVLTFAIALYLIYMGYDLLKTSTKVLMLFTPDSIPLKQIVEEINAFEAIKNVHHVHVWQLNEEEIHLEAHIDFNKNITLTEFDVVLRKVEDYVYDKYDINHVNIQPEFGKIDNKDIIVQD, encoded by the coding sequence ATGTCTCACTCCCATAACCATTCTCATAATCACAACGATTTAAAAGGACGAAATCTTTTAATTTCTATTCTTTTAAATATACTTATTACGGTTTCACAAGTAATAGGTGGTTTAGTTTCTGGTAGCTTAGCCTTATTAAGTGATGCTTTACATAATTTTAGTGATGTACTTTCTTTAGTTGTAAGTTATGTAGCAAATAAATTATCAAAAAAGCAAGCTTCAATTCATCGTACTTTTGGGTATAAACGTGCTGAAATTTTAGCAGCTTTTATAAATGCAGCAACTTTAATGATTGTAGCTGTATTGTTAATTATAGAAGCTATAAAGCGTTTTCAAAATCCACAGGAAATTGAATCTAATCTTGTTATTTGGCTATCGGTTTTAGGAATTCTTGCTAATGGATTGAGTGTACTTTTATTAAAAAGAGATTCTAAAACCAATATGAATATGAAAAGTGCCTACTTACATTTACTAACTGATATGATGGCAAGTGTAGCAGTTTTAATAGGTGGTTTATTAATGAAATTTTACCAAGTATATTGGGTAGATAGTGTATTAACTTTTGCTATAGCTCTATATTTGATTTATATGGGTTATGATTTGTTAAAAACTTCTACAAAGGTATTGATGCTGTTTACTCCAGATTCTATTCCTTTAAAGCAGATAGTGGAAGAAATAAATGCATTTGAGGCTATTAAAAACGTTCATCATGTACATGTTTGGCAACTTAATGAAGAAGAAATTCATTTAGAAGCGCATATAGATTTTAATAAAAATATTACTTTAACTGAATTTGATGTTGTTTTACGAAAAGTGGAAGATTATGTTTATGATAAATATGATATTAACCATGTAAATATTCAACCAGAATTTGGTAAAATAGATAATAAAGATATTATTGTTCAGGATTAG
- a CDS encoding DUF4349 domain-containing protein, producing the protein MKLFLSFLLLGIPLMCSKGPSEAYTSNDYVVDSEVLYNESLKNDLTTDTAQDIQQKLIKESYLRFETKDLNKTYLLIQKAINKNNGYIQDDNSNKSYNTITRRLIVRIPTKNFQNIIEAVSKDVAYFDTKRITSKDVTEEFIDIEARLKAKKTLEVRYLELLSKAKNVKDILEIERELSKIREDIEAKQGRLKYLENKVSLSTIEIEFYKHSVERAATTSYGSKMWKAITSGFDGLSVFFLGLLHIWPFIIILILLFFLIRKWIKKSKK; encoded by the coding sequence ATGAAATTATTTTTATCTTTTTTATTACTCGGTATTCCTTTAATGTGCTCTAAAGGACCATCAGAAGCATATACATCAAATGATTATGTCGTAGACTCAGAAGTGCTATATAACGAGTCTTTAAAAAATGATTTAACTACAGATACTGCACAAGATATTCAACAAAAACTTATCAAAGAATCATACTTACGTTTTGAAACTAAAGATTTAAACAAAACCTATCTTCTAATACAGAAAGCCATCAATAAAAATAATGGTTATATTCAAGATGATAATTCAAATAAATCATACAATACCATTACAAGACGTTTAATTGTACGAATTCCAACTAAAAATTTTCAAAATATTATAGAAGCAGTAAGCAAAGATGTCGCTTATTTTGATACCAAACGTATTACTTCAAAAGACGTTACCGAAGAATTTATAGATATTGAAGCTCGATTAAAAGCTAAAAAGACTTTAGAAGTTAGGTATTTAGAATTACTTTCTAAGGCTAAAAATGTTAAGGATATTTTAGAAATAGAACGCGAGCTTTCTAAAATTCGTGAAGACATAGAAGCCAAACAAGGTCGTTTAAAATATCTTGAAAATAAAGTATCATTAAGTACCATTGAAATTGAATTTTATAAGCACTCTGTAGAAAGAGCAGCAACTACCTCTTATGGATCAAAAATGTGGAAAGCCATAACTTCAGGATTTGATGGTTTATCAGTATTTTTCTTAGGCTTACTACATATTTGGCCCTTTATAATCATACTAATTCTTCTATTTTTTCTTATTAGAAAATGGATTAAAAAAAGCAAAAAATGA
- the rnpA gene encoding ribonuclease P protein component, protein MKFTFNKKEKLKSKKLIDQLFTEGQSVSAYPLRLVYLETSFNETIIAKTGVSVSKRHFKTAVDRNRIKRLMREVYRLNKAKYFNNLKTQYTFMILYIGKEIPVFSQVETKMNTLFDKFSDKVSKD, encoded by the coding sequence TTGAAATTCACATTCAATAAAAAAGAAAAACTTAAAAGTAAAAAGCTGATTGACCAACTATTTACCGAAGGCCAATCGGTTTCGGCATATCCTTTGCGGTTGGTTTATTTAGAAACATCATTTAACGAAACTATAATTGCTAAAACAGGCGTGTCTGTAAGTAAGCGCCATTTTAAAACGGCCGTAGATAGAAACCGAATAAAACGCTTAATGCGAGAAGTTTATAGGTTAAATAAAGCCAAATATTTTAACAATTTAAAAACACAATATACGTTTATGATTTTATACATTGGCAAAGAAATACCAGTATTTTCACAAGTTGAAACAAAAATGAACACCTTATTTGATAAATTTTCAGATAAAGTCTCGAAAGATTAA
- a CDS encoding OmpA family protein, whose protein sequence is MNKLYVFILLCCNFVFSQKELTHDVYFDTDKYIVPSTEESRLLLFISTLENVEIESISIFGFCDDIGAADYNLILSQQRADAIKNIFSNNEISESLISNVDGKGQILLKIIEEKNVLKIRGLNRKVEIIVKPKPPEPIKEKEDTVAVIEKKEKTAIDFLKGDLKKGDKIILENIHFSNGYSYPKAESKKTLEAIANILSERKGVYFTIQGHVCCTQYTRDAVDKKTKKRNLSEARAKYIYDYFEKKGVDRRRMRYLGMRRMFPLGGDTKFDRRVEIVITYVVDDNQ, encoded by the coding sequence ATGAATAAACTATATGTATTCATACTACTCTGTTGTAATTTTGTTTTTTCTCAAAAAGAACTAACGCACGACGTATATTTTGATACTGATAAATATATTGTTCCTTCTACTGAAGAAAGTCGCTTATTACTATTTATTTCAACCTTAGAAAATGTTGAAATTGAATCCATTTCTATTTTTGGTTTTTGTGATGATATTGGTGCTGCAGATTATAATTTAATTCTGTCGCAACAACGTGCAGATGCTATAAAAAATATATTTTCAAATAATGAAATAAGTGAATCTTTAATTTCTAATGTAGATGGTAAAGGACAAATTTTACTAAAAATTATTGAAGAAAAAAACGTTTTAAAAATTAGAGGACTTAATAGGAAAGTAGAAATTATTGTAAAACCAAAACCTCCAGAACCTATTAAGGAAAAAGAAGACACTGTAGCTGTAATTGAAAAAAAAGAAAAAACAGCTATTGATTTTTTAAAAGGCGATTTAAAAAAAGGCGACAAAATTATTTTAGAAAATATTCATTTTAGTAATGGTTATAGCTATCCAAAAGCAGAGTCTAAAAAAACTTTAGAAGCCATAGCAAACATTCTTTCAGAACGAAAAGGAGTATATTTTACTATTCAAGGACATGTTTGCTGTACACAATATACAAGAGATGCCGTAGATAAAAAAACTAAAAAAAGAAATCTTTCTGAAGCCCGAGCAAAATATATTTATGACTATTTTGAAAAAAAAGGTGTAGATAGAAGACGTATGCGATACTTAGGTATGCGGAGAATGTTTCCTTTAGGTGGCGATACAAAATTTGACCGTCGTGTAGAAATAGTTATTACCTATGTAGTAGATGATAATCAATAA
- a CDS encoding leucine-rich repeat domain-containing protein — translation MKKTLLLLTILFTYAIGLSQTTFTDNNIEYTVIPSTTNVKVTNYNTTGGIVNIPATVTNNATNYNVTEIGENAFLYKQITGVTIPDGIVSIEYQAFRGNNLTSVTIPGSVNSIGTGSFTANLLLTNATIEEGVVTISNSAFYYCGLTSITIPNTVTSIGNQAFDDNDLTSVTLGNNLESIAFGAFRNNKITTITFPSNVTTIGSLAFHNNLLTDVYSLSTTPPTIVTNATSDTFDTRSNIHLHIPAGTMGAYVTDSGALWTGFNPVTENALSVSDFELANDIKIISNTDSIKILNSNSIHLKNYTVYSISGAKVATGTENEIPTYFLSSGIYVLKLEFDRGVMTKKVQIN, via the coding sequence ATGAAAAAAACATTACTTTTATTAACAATCCTATTTACATACGCAATAGGACTTTCGCAAACAACCTTTACAGATAATAATATTGAATACACTGTAATCCCTTCTACTACCAATGTTAAAGTTACAAATTATAATACGACCGGAGGCATTGTAAACATACCTGCCACTGTAACGAACAACGCAACTAATTATAATGTTACAGAAATAGGAGAAAATGCATTTTTGTACAAGCAAATAACAGGCGTTACTATTCCAGACGGAATTGTATCTATAGAATACCAAGCTTTTCGTGGCAATAACTTAACAAGTGTAACTATACCTGGAAGCGTTAACAGTATTGGAACTGGCTCTTTTACTGCTAATTTATTATTAACTAACGCAACCATTGAAGAGGGGGTTGTAACCATTTCTAATAGTGCTTTTTACTATTGTGGATTAACAAGTATAACTATTCCAAATACTGTTACTTCCATAGGAAACCAAGCTTTTGATGATAATGACCTAACCAGTGTAACGTTAGGTAACAACTTAGAATCTATTGCATTTGGTGCATTTCGAAATAATAAAATAACAACTATAACGTTCCCTTCTAATGTAACGACTATTGGTTCTCTTGCTTTTCATAATAACCTTTTAACAGATGTTTATTCATTATCTACAACGCCACCAACAATAGTTACAAACGCTACTTCTGACACTTTTGATACTAGAAGCAATATACATTTACACATACCAGCAGGCACTATGGGAGCTTATGTTACAGATTCTGGTGCATTATGGACAGGTTTTAATCCAGTTACTGAAAATGCATTAAGTGTTTCCGACTTTGAGTTAGCTAACGATATAAAAATCATCTCAAACACAGATAGTATAAAAATATTGAATTCTAACAGCATTCACTTAAAAAACTATACTGTTTACAGTATTTCTGGAGCTAAAGTAGCTACAGGCACTGAAAATGAAATCCCAACTTACTTTTTATCTAGCGGCATTTATGTTTTAAAACTTGAGTTTGATAGAGGTGTTATGACAAAGAAAGTCCAAATTAATTAA
- the rpiB gene encoding ribose 5-phosphate isomerase B has translation MTISIGNDHAGTEYKFAILKHLESKGYTVINHGTDNTNSVDYADFVHPVSEDVETNQADFGILICGSANGVAMTANKHQKIRAGLCWNKEIVELIRGHNNANVLCIPARFTAIHQAVEMVDVFLNTEFEGGRHQNRIDKIPLSC, from the coding sequence ATGACAATCTCTATAGGAAACGATCACGCCGGAACCGAATATAAATTTGCTATTTTAAAGCATTTAGAAAGTAAAGGATATACTGTTATTAATCATGGAACTGATAATACTAATAGTGTAGATTATGCCGATTTTGTACATCCCGTTTCAGAAGATGTTGAAACTAATCAAGCAGACTTTGGTATTTTAATTTGTGGTAGCGCTAATGGAGTAGCTATGACAGCTAATAAACATCAAAAAATTAGAGCTGGTTTGTGTTGGAATAAGGAAATAGTAGAATTAATTCGCGGTCATAATAATGCCAATGTATTATGTATTCCTGCTAGATTTACAGCTATTCATCAAGCAGTTGAAATGGTAGATGTATTTTTAAATACTGAGTTTGAAGGTGGAAGACACCAAAATAGAATAGATAAAATACCATTATCTTGTTAA
- a CDS encoding S41 family peptidase yields MTYLLKKRIIIPLLACAVFFTTTGFKNDFFEIAKQLEIFTTLFKEINMNYVDETNPGHLMDTAIKSMLKDLDPYTNFMNEQDVEAARINNTGDYTGVGAKIRTLKDKLIVIEPYKGYPADKAGLKAGDEIIKVENTLIENYKDNAGDLLKGVPGSSVNITYIRQGKQQTATIKRAEVEINAVPYFSMIDDKIGYIVLDKFNDKASSQTSYALRDLKAQGAKQIILDLRGNPGGLLNEAVHVVNLFVPKGQLVVTTKSKVKQYNKTYYTQNEPVDTKIPLVILIDGGSASASEIVSGSLQDLDRAVIVGSRSFGKGLVQRPKALTYGTQIKITISRYYTPSGRCIQALDYLHRDEKGEATRVKQENYNEYKTKNGRKVFDGGGIFPDKDMSISKKSSITDAIINNYLIFDFATQYYYQHTIENINNFKFTDADFSDFKKYLNSTNFSFETDTEKVLKKVIETAKMEGLENNINADYNTLLSNLNKSKANVVDENKDYLINLLTEEIVKRYVYREGLYGYYKTHNAEIKTATAILSDANTYNEYLR; encoded by the coding sequence ATGACATACCTACTGAAAAAGAGAATCATTATCCCTTTATTGGCATGTGCCGTATTTTTTACAACCACAGGCTTTAAAAACGATTTTTTTGAAATTGCCAAACAACTTGAAATTTTTACCACGTTGTTTAAAGAAATTAATATGAACTATGTGGATGAAACCAATCCAGGTCATTTAATGGACACAGCCATAAAAAGCATGTTAAAAGATTTGGATCCCTATACCAATTTCATGAACGAGCAAGATGTAGAGGCTGCCAGAATTAATAATACAGGTGACTATACAGGTGTAGGTGCTAAAATAAGAACCTTAAAAGATAAATTGATAGTAATAGAGCCTTATAAAGGTTATCCTGCTGATAAAGCTGGTTTAAAAGCTGGTGATGAAATTATTAAAGTGGAAAATACACTGATAGAAAATTACAAAGACAATGCTGGCGATTTACTAAAAGGTGTTCCTGGAAGTTCAGTAAATATAACTTATATACGTCAAGGTAAACAACAAACAGCCACTATTAAACGTGCCGAAGTAGAAATTAATGCCGTGCCCTATTTTTCTATGATAGATGACAAAATAGGTTATATTGTGTTAGATAAATTTAATGATAAAGCCTCATCACAAACTAGCTACGCATTAAGAGATTTAAAAGCACAAGGTGCAAAACAAATCATTCTGGATTTAAGAGGTAACCCAGGAGGATTACTAAACGAGGCAGTACATGTTGTTAATCTATTTGTACCAAAAGGACAATTGGTAGTAACTACAAAATCAAAAGTTAAGCAATATAATAAAACCTATTACACACAAAACGAACCTGTGGATACAAAAATTCCATTAGTAATTTTAATTGATGGTGGCAGTGCTTCAGCAAGCGAAATTGTGTCAGGGTCCTTACAAGATTTAGACAGAGCTGTAATAGTAGGTTCTAGAAGTTTTGGAAAAGGTTTGGTACAACGTCCAAAAGCATTAACCTACGGCACACAAATAAAAATTACTATTTCAAGATACTATACACCCTCTGGACGTTGTATACAAGCTTTGGATTATTTACATAGAGATGAAAAAGGTGAAGCAACACGTGTAAAGCAAGAAAACTATAACGAATATAAAACCAAAAATGGGAGAAAAGTGTTTGATGGTGGTGGAATATTTCCTGATAAAGATATGAGTATATCAAAAAAATCATCCATTACTGATGCTATAATAAACAACTATTTAATTTTTGATTTTGCTACCCAATACTACTACCAACATACTATTGAAAATATTAATAATTTTAAATTTACAGATGCAGATTTTTCAGATTTTAAAAAGTATTTAAATTCTACCAATTTTTCTTTTGAAACTGATACCGAAAAAGTGCTTAAAAAAGTAATAGAAACAGCTAAAATGGAAGGTTTAGAAAATAATATAAATGCAGATTATAACACCCTACTTTCAAATTTAAATAAATCAAAAGCAAATGTTGTTGATGAAAATAAAGACTATTTAATAAATCTCTTAACTGAAGAAATTGTTAAGCGTTATGTTTATAGAGAAGGTTTGTATGGTTATTATAAAACCCATAATGCTGAAATTAAAACAGCAACAGCTATTTTATCAGATGCGAATACCTACAACGAATATTTAAGGTAA
- a CDS encoding GNAT family N-acetyltransferase codes for MLKIEIKTFSELTKQELYNILQLRSEVFVVEQNSIYQDVDGKDQKALHILGFKNDKLIAYTRIFKPGDYFEKSSIGRVVVAKNNRQFNYGNEIMNASINAVKTIFKVDSIHISAQAYLKRFYNNLGFKEIGEEYLEDGIPHIAMIKES; via the coding sequence ATGCTAAAAATTGAAATAAAAACTTTTTCAGAATTAACAAAACAAGAATTGTATAATATACTTCAGCTACGTAGTGAAGTGTTTGTTGTGGAACAAAATAGTATTTATCAAGATGTAGATGGAAAAGACCAAAAAGCACTTCATATTTTAGGATTTAAAAATGATAAATTAATTGCCTATACTCGTATTTTTAAACCAGGTGATTATTTTGAAAAATCCAGTATTGGTAGAGTGGTTGTGGCTAAAAATAATAGACAATTTAATTATGGCAATGAAATAATGAATGCCTCAATTAATGCTGTTAAAACCATTTTTAAAGTTGATAGTATTCACATATCTGCTCAAGCTTATTTAAAACGTTTTTACAATAATTTAGGATTTAAAGAAATAGGCGAGGAGTACCTTGAAGATGGTATTCCGCATATAGCTATGATAAAAGAATCTTAA
- a CDS encoding ELWxxDGT repeat protein produces the protein MVLYISNTISINGIIYFSASEGVYGKELWKSDGTESGTVLVKDINSISGDSSIDNLTNVGGILYFTATDGVNGTELWKSDGTESGTVMVKDINSGSGNSLLDNLTNVDDVLYFEANDGINGEELWKSDGTESGTVMVKDINSGSGNSLLDHLINVNGVLYFEATDGVNGLELWKSDGTESGTVMVKDINSGSGNSLLDYLTNVNGVLYFEAIDSVNGTELWKSDGTESGTVLVKDIYSGSGNSLLDHLTNVDGVLYFTATNGVNGTELWKSDGTESGTVLVKDIYSGSGNSSLDYLINVDDVLYFTANDGVNGTELWKSDGTESGTVLIKDIYSGLYGSSIDNLTNVDGVLYFTATDGVNGTELWTSDGTESGTVMVKDINSGSSSSSSSSNLININSVLYFTASDGVNGTELWTSDGTESGTVMVKDIRSGLYGSTIDDLTNINGILYFKANDGVNGTELWKSDGTESGTVLVKDIRSGSSSSSPSDLININGILYFKANDGVNGTELWTSDGTESGTVLVKDIRSGSSSSSPSDLININGILYFKANDGVNGTELWKSDGTESGTVLVKDIRSGSSSSSPSDLININSVLYFTASDGVNGTELWKSDGTESGTVMIMDVYLGLGNSTPTNLTNVGNILFFSADYVTNSFDYGKELMALNVPSNTLNTTNTVLKSIKVHPNPTTGNLYIEALKNNESYTIYTLLGKRVLTGKVYPNESIDLSVLQTGIYVLKLENGITKKIIKK, from the coding sequence ATGGTATTATACATTTCAAATACTATTAGTATAAATGGTATTATATATTTCAGTGCTAGTGAAGGTGTTTACGGAAAAGAGTTATGGAAGAGTGATGGTACCGAATCTGGTACAGTACTAGTTAAAGATATTAATTCAATATCAGGTGATAGTTCTATAGACAATCTAACTAACGTAGGTGGTATTTTATATTTTACAGCTACAGATGGTGTTAATGGTACTGAGTTATGGAAGAGTGATGGTACTGAATCTGGTACAGTAATGGTTAAAGATATTAATTCAGGATCAGGTAATAGTTTATTAGATAATTTAACCAATGTAGATGATGTCTTATATTTTGAAGCTAATGATGGTATTAATGGAGAAGAGTTATGGAAGAGTGATGGTACCGAATCTGGTACAGTAATGGTTAAAGATATTAATTCAGGATCAGGTAATAGTTTATTAGATCATTTAATTAACGTAAATGGTGTTTTATATTTTGAAGCTACAGATGGTGTTAATGGTCTTGAGTTATGGAAAAGTGATGGTACTGAATCTGGTACAGTAATGGTTAAAGATATTAATTCAGGATCAGGTAATAGTTTATTAGATTATTTAACTAACGTAAATGGTGTTTTATATTTTGAAGCTATAGATAGCGTTAATGGCACTGAGTTATGGAAAAGTGATGGTACTGAATCTGGAACAGTATTAGTAAAAGATATCTATTCAGGATCAGGTAATAGTTTATTAGATCATTTAACAAACGTAGATGGTGTCTTATATTTTACAGCTACAAATGGTGTAAATGGCACTGAGTTATGGAAGAGTGATGGCACCGAATCTGGAACAGTACTAGTAAAAGATATCTATTCAGGATCAGGTAATAGTTCCTTAGATTATTTAATTAATGTAGATGATGTCTTATATTTCACAGCTAATGATGGTGTAAATGGCACTGAGTTATGGAAGAGTGATGGCACCGAATCTGGAACAGTACTAATAAAAGATATCTATTCAGGATTATATGGTAGCTCTATAGATAATCTAACAAACGTAGATGGTGTCTTATATTTTACAGCTACAGATGGTGTAAATGGTACTGAGTTATGGACGAGTGATGGCACCGAATCTGGTACAGTAATGGTAAAAGATATTAATTCAGGTTCAAGTAGTAGTAGTAGCTCAAGTAATTTAATCAATATAAATAGTGTCTTATATTTTACAGCTTCAGATGGTGTAAATGGCACTGAGTTATGGACGAGTGATGGTACTGAATCTGGAACAGTAATGGTAAAAGATATCCGTTCAGGATTATATGGTAGTACTATAGATGATCTAACTAACATAAATGGTATCTTATATTTTAAAGCTAATGATGGTGTAAATGGCACTGAGTTATGGAAGAGTGATGGTACCGAATCTGGAACAGTATTAGTAAAAGATATCCGTTCAGGATCAAGTAGTAGTAGCCCAAGTGATTTAATCAATATAAATGGTATCTTATATTTTAAAGCTAATGATGGTGTAAATGGCACTGAGTTATGGACGAGTGATGGTACTGAATCTGGAACAGTATTAGTAAAAGATATCCGTTCAGGATCAAGTAGTAGTAGCCCAAGTGATTTAATCAATATAAATGGTATCTTATATTTTAAAGCTAATGATGGTGTAAATGGCACTGAGTTATGGAAGAGTGATGGCACCGAATCTGGAACAGTATTAGTAAAAGATATCCGTTCAGGATCAAGTAGTAGTAGCCCAAGTGATTTAATCAATATAAATAGTGTCTTATATTTTACAGCTTCAGATGGTGTAAATGGTACAGAGTTATGGAAGAGTGATGGTACCGAATCTGGAACTGTTATGATTATGGATGTTTATTTAGGATTAGGAAACAGTACTCCAACTAATCTAACAAATGTAGGTAATATATTATTTTTTAGTGCAGATTATGTAACTAATAGTTTTGATTATGGAAAAGAATTAATGGCACTTAATGTACCAAGTAACACCTTAAATACTACAAATACAGTGTTAAAAAGTATAAAAGTACATCCTAATCCAACTACTGGAAATTTATATATAGAAGCACTTAAAAATAATGAAAGTTATACAATCTATACACTTTTAGGAAAAAGGGTATTAACAGGTAAGGTTTATCCAAATGAATCTATAGATTTAAGCGTATTGCAAACAGGTATTTATGTTTTAAAATTAGAAAACGGTATTACCAAAAAAATTATTAAAAAATAG